One genomic region from Desulfomonilaceae bacterium encodes:
- the gltX gene encoding glutamate--tRNA ligase, which yields MISDSDTDLKSVRVRFAPSPTGYLHLGGARTALYNWLWARKLNGVFILRVEDTDVERSTHDSVEEILEGLKWLGLDWDEGPYFQTHNLEKHKAAAEQLLKSGHAYRCFCSKEDLENQRKGAEAKKIAFMYDGRCRNLTEEEIQHKLEEGCPNVLRFKVPRDGYSTVSFQDAVYGKIEKRAGDIEDFVILRSDHSPLYILSNAVDDSLDRISHVIRGADGLANTPKQILIYDALGIKPPTFAHMPLTLDNKKAKLSKRVHGEVVTISYYRRRGFLPWALCNFLALLGWSSPDGTEFFSREELIELFDLSRINRHNSIFNYVPGDPKNWTDPKAIHFNSTYIRTMSLSDLVPYIEKELKEHDLWDPSYSAAKKEWFLNAIDQLRSRYQVITDFSSRGRFCFADDFDFDPKAVKKNLGQDPRLAEYLPELAAQINGLTSFDVETVENVFRDFAELKQVKAGLLINAARTAVSGSSVGPGLFELLAILGKDKVVKRLNDSVNLIPKIG from the coding sequence ATGATTTCAGACTCAGACACTGATTTGAAATCGGTTCGAGTTCGGTTCGCTCCGTCACCTACCGGATATTTACATTTGGGTGGAGCGCGAACCGCTCTTTACAACTGGTTATGGGCAAGGAAATTAAATGGTGTTTTCATTCTCAGGGTTGAAGACACCGATGTGGAACGCTCCACACACGATTCAGTCGAAGAAATACTGGAGGGGCTCAAATGGTTGGGGCTGGATTGGGATGAAGGCCCTTATTTTCAGACACACAATCTGGAAAAGCATAAAGCGGCTGCTGAACAACTTTTGAAATCCGGTCACGCATACCGGTGTTTTTGTTCAAAAGAAGATCTGGAGAACCAAAGAAAAGGGGCTGAGGCAAAAAAAATCGCATTCATGTACGACGGCCGTTGCCGAAACCTCACCGAAGAAGAAATTCAACACAAGCTTGAAGAAGGTTGTCCCAACGTCTTACGTTTCAAGGTCCCTCGAGACGGTTATTCGACGGTATCTTTTCAAGACGCTGTATACGGAAAAATTGAAAAGCGCGCCGGCGATATTGAAGATTTTGTAATATTACGTTCGGATCATAGCCCTCTTTATATCCTGTCAAATGCCGTAGACGACTCGCTGGACCGAATTTCACACGTCATCCGAGGCGCTGACGGGCTTGCGAACACCCCCAAGCAGATACTGATTTATGACGCCCTTGGAATAAAACCCCCCACATTTGCGCACATGCCATTAACTCTTGACAACAAGAAAGCCAAACTTTCCAAGAGAGTCCACGGAGAAGTCGTAACAATATCATATTACAGACGTAGAGGATTTTTACCTTGGGCGCTCTGCAATTTTCTGGCGCTTCTCGGCTGGTCTTCTCCGGATGGAACGGAGTTTTTTTCACGCGAAGAATTGATAGAACTATTTGATTTATCCCGCATAAACAGGCACAATTCAATTTTCAATTACGTTCCGGGGGACCCCAAAAACTGGACCGATCCGAAAGCGATCCATTTTAACTCGACATACATTAGAACCATGTCCTTAAGTGATCTTGTTCCTTATATCGAAAAGGAATTGAAAGAGCATGATCTTTGGGACCCATCCTACTCCGCCGCCAAGAAGGAGTGGTTTTTAAACGCTATTGACCAATTGCGATCACGTTATCAGGTCATAACGGATTTTTCTTCAAGAGGAAGATTTTGTTTCGCGGATGATTTTGATTTCGATCCAAAAGCCGTAAAAAAGAATTTGGGCCAGGACCCGAGATTGGCTGAATATCTCCCTGAATTGGCGGCGCAAATCAATGGACTGACGAGCTTCGACGTTGAAACAGTAGAAAATGTCTTTCGCGATTTCGCTGAGCTAAAGCAGGTAAAAGCGGGTTTGCTAATTAACGCCGCACGCACCGCTGTTTCCGGATCTTCAGTTGGTCCGGGCCTTTTTGAGCTTCTTGCAATATTGGGGAAAGACAAAGTGGTCAAACGATTGAATGACTCGGTCAATCTGATCCCAAAGATCGGATAG
- a CDS encoding MBL fold metallo-hydrolase, whose amino-acid sequence MKLEDFVRDKIKWLGHASFRIDGSKATVYIDPWKLTNPKPADLICITHSHFDHLSPEDVALIRKQDSTIVGPPDCKADFGNAFKVIAPGQTIVEKGVTILAVPSYNTNKDFHPKKNNWVGYVLTVDGFKIYHSGDTDVIPEMSDIDTDVALLPIGGTYTMTSSEAANAARNINAKITVPMHCGDIVGDLKDRETFKKASSNTVIILDPIQGE is encoded by the coding sequence ATGAAATTGGAAGATTTTGTTAGAGACAAAATTAAATGGTTGGGACATGCAAGTTTCCGTATCGACGGTTCTAAAGCCACGGTGTATATCGATCCCTGGAAACTCACGAATCCCAAACCCGCTGACCTCATTTGTATAACCCACAGTCACTTTGATCATTTGTCGCCGGAGGATGTAGCTCTAATCAGGAAACAGGACTCCACGATAGTGGGCCCACCCGACTGCAAGGCAGATTTTGGAAACGCGTTCAAGGTAATAGCCCCTGGACAAACTATTGTCGAAAAAGGTGTCACGATTCTCGCAGTTCCAAGCTACAACACCAACAAAGATTTTCATCCCAAAAAGAACAACTGGGTAGGCTATGTATTAACAGTGGATGGTTTCAAGATTTATCATTCCGGTGACACGGATGTCATTCCGGAAATGAGCGACATAGACACTGATGTAGCTCTTCTACCCATAGGTGGCACTTACACGATGACTTCATCTGAAGCGGCAAACGCCGCCAGAAATATCAACGCAAAGATTACTGTTCCCATGCACTGTGGGGATATAGTCGGCGATCTCAAAGATCGTGAGACATTCAAGAAGGCGTCAAGCAATACAGTAATTATTTTGGACCCAATTCAAGGAGAATAA
- the dacB gene encoding D-alanyl-D-alanine carboxypeptidase/D-alanyl-D-alanine-endopeptidase, with amino-acid sequence MFIFFLQNCASRLLRTLARLEKKQPCPYGINRIMRIWGAISLCFVLTLNIESNACALVDPPPLNPQLEKIINRELPQNCDVSCQVADLNSGRILMEKNPDLALTPASTLKIVTSATALSALGPDFRFVTEIFTDRIKGGSVGNLFVKGHGDPHLVTEELFSLVRELIDRGLTEINGSIVVDDSFFTPDAPLDEAEELGYRSYHAPYSALSLNFNSLKIAVIPGSTPGSPSRLIMDPMSGYASLSGHVQTIAGGSPLKIEISKKPATNGTEHVMVEGSIGVEAPAKGKYVNVQFPALYAGNVLKDLLIREGIKIQGNVVKGLTPPAAKLYLEHQSMPLGLIVYWLDKLSNNFMAEQICLALGAYSHGAPGTREKGLDVMRKFLVQAGAPKSSFFLADASGLSRSNKISASALVRTLAVSSQDYYTSPEFISSLGISGVDGTLREKFTDKGVKGKIRAKTGTLRGVNALAGYGLDKNGAPVVFAILVNCGQKGVGIIDYADKIMRSIFNAVLNR; translated from the coding sequence ATGTTTATATTTTTTCTACAAAACTGCGCGTCGCGTCTTCTTCGCACGCTCGCGCGCCTGGAAAAGAAACAGCCCTGCCCATACGGAATTAATCGAATCATGCGTATTTGGGGCGCCATTTCCCTTTGCTTCGTCCTGACCCTGAACATAGAGTCAAACGCGTGCGCGCTCGTTGATCCACCCCCATTGAATCCTCAACTGGAAAAAATCATCAACAGGGAATTACCTCAAAATTGCGATGTCTCCTGTCAGGTGGCGGACCTCAACTCGGGCCGAATACTTATGGAAAAGAATCCTGATCTGGCCTTGACTCCTGCTTCCACTCTCAAGATTGTTACATCGGCTACGGCTCTGTCCGCGCTTGGCCCTGATTTCAGATTTGTCACCGAAATTTTTACTGATCGAATCAAGGGTGGTTCTGTAGGCAATCTTTTTGTGAAGGGTCACGGGGATCCTCATCTCGTAACTGAGGAACTTTTCTCCCTGGTTCGGGAATTGATTGACAGGGGACTCACGGAGATCAACGGATCAATAGTGGTTGATGATTCGTTCTTCACGCCCGACGCCCCCCTCGATGAAGCTGAAGAACTTGGTTACCGGTCGTATCACGCTCCGTATAGCGCGTTGTCGTTAAATTTCAATTCGTTAAAAATTGCTGTCATTCCTGGCTCAACGCCGGGGTCGCCATCCCGTCTCATTATGGATCCCATGTCCGGTTACGCGTCTCTTTCGGGACACGTTCAAACCATCGCCGGCGGCAGTCCACTTAAGATTGAGATTTCCAAGAAACCGGCGACCAATGGAACTGAGCATGTAATGGTCGAAGGATCTATTGGAGTTGAGGCCCCTGCTAAAGGCAAATATGTGAATGTTCAGTTTCCAGCGCTTTATGCCGGTAATGTTCTGAAAGATCTTTTGATACGTGAGGGGATCAAGATTCAGGGAAATGTAGTTAAAGGCCTGACACCCCCTGCAGCGAAGCTATATCTTGAGCATCAATCTATGCCATTAGGCTTGATTGTTTATTGGCTGGACAAATTGAGCAACAACTTCATGGCTGAGCAAATTTGTTTGGCTCTTGGGGCTTATTCTCATGGGGCGCCTGGTACCCGTGAAAAAGGTTTGGACGTAATGAGAAAATTCCTGGTCCAGGCAGGAGCGCCAAAATCCAGTTTCTTTCTTGCAGACGCCAGCGGGCTGTCTCGAAGTAACAAGATAAGCGCGTCCGCTTTGGTCCGAACTCTGGCCGTATCTTCACAGGATTATTACACCAGCCCTGAATTCATATCTTCTCTCGGGATTTCCGGTGTCGACGGCACACTAAGGGAAAAATTTACGGACAAGGGCGTTAAGGGGAAAATAAGGGCTAAAACTGGAACATTGAGAGGCGTAAACGCATTGGCGGGTTATGGGTTGGACAAGAACGGCGCGCCGGTTGTATTTGCCATACTTGTTAACTGCGGCCAGAAAGGGGTCGGAATAATTGACTATGCCGACAAGATTATGCGCTCGATATTCAACGCCGTGCTGAATCGTTAG